The genomic DNA TTGAGCACTagcaaagggaagggagagcagcAAAAAATCAGCAGGTGGTTTAGGGATTTACGCTATGAAAAAGAAGTGTCACAGTTATCCTACTGAAATTAACGGAACGAAACAGAACTAGACAATTTATTAACCTCTCAAGGAAGTATTATGCATGAAACTCAAATTTAATACTTTCACTAATTACTCTGGCACATATGGGAATGCACTGATTAGAGTTGGTGGCAATGCAGTCAGCAGAAACCACAAGAGGCCCAAAATTAAATAGTGCCACATGAAAACCATGCAGTGAGGCATATACTTGAAAATTAATATAAAGAACTTCCGATATGGGTCCATCAATTAGAAATGAGTGGAGAGAGGAGCCCGAGTGGTTTGCTTAACCACAAGGAAACAACGTGGGGCTGCCAAGGAAGGCATCAGGAGGAGCATCGAGCAGAAATAAGCAACTATTATGTCACTTGCAGGGCACTCCTGGGGCTATCTGCATTAAGAAATATCTGCACCATCGCCATTTGAAGATGGAGAATatgctgggggggaggggagagggtgGAAACAGCTATTAGGCTACAACAGATCATATGGGgaggaaataaatgaacagCGCTCGTAAATAAGGCACAGCGAATAAACGCTgctgaagaaagcaagctgtggAGGCAACACACAGGTGCACAGAACCGCCATGAGCTGCAGCCGTGCCATTAACTTCCATGTCAGCTCCCCGCACAGCTCGGCCCCAGCCCGCTGACAGCACAGCGGGTGCAAACGGCACCGACCTTAGAGCTCAGAAACTTTATTAGGAGATTCAAACAAAGGCAGCTGTCGGGCCGGGCCGCACCTCACGGGGACGCGAGCGGCAGGGCGGGAGGCGGTACGCCGCGGTGCAGCGGGCTGCAGGACGGTGCTCTGCCCCTGGGGCCGGCCGCTCGAGGGGCTCTGCTCGCCGGCTGCCCCCCGCCCCGTCAGGCGGCTCCGTGAGAGCGCAACAACCGCCCCTCTCCACAGCCCCCGAACCTGCCGACTCCCCACCTCCTTTATATAACCGGCAGGGCGGCAGCCTCCGCGTTACACAACAGTGAGGGCAGCGCGGCCGGCTCGCTGCGCGCGTTCCCTCAGCGGCGGAGCTCCGCGCCTCATGGCCGCCGCACCTCCCGCCCGCGCGCTGATAGAGCAGCACCGGCGGCACCGCCATCGCGGCCCCCGCTTCCCTCAGCGCCCGCCTGTCAGCCCGCAGCGAGAGCGGCCCGCCCGCCTCGCGGACACCGAGCCTTCCCCTCCGCGGCACCTCGGCCCTACGGTGCCCACTCACCATCGCGGCGCTGCGTGCCGGCGGCGAGCGCCCAGCCGGGTCCGCAGCTTGTctgcctctctttttcttttttttccctctttccttccctccgCCCCCCTCCCGGTTTTTGCCCCTCCCGACCTGGAAGTGAATGCTCGCACCGGCCGGGACGCAGCGCCGGTCCCGCCTTCCTTAAAGGCGCCGCGCAGGGCAGGGCTGTACGCGTTTCCTGCCCGCAGCGATCTGCTCCGGTGCGGTCGGGTTTTCTGGAGAGGAGCTTTGCCAGCAGCCTTCGCACTGAATAATTTCAGGCTTCGGATACAGTAACAGCGATAAAGATAGCTCCCGTCGCACAGGCACTGTGAATACATTTTTTGCCTGTTGGCAGCACAAAGTGAGCAGCGATACAATTACTCTGCCCAGGTAATGTGGAGAGTTCGCAGTTACACCTTGTGAGGAATTGCTTTGTACAACATTTGCTCGCAAACCCCCAAATAACAACCCCAACAACGGCCGAACGCCGTCTCGCAGCAATACCGGAGGCGGCCAGCAGGGGGAGCCGCAGCCCGGCCCGCCATTAGCGCTGCTGGCGGCGTTCCGGGTTCGTCCCGCGCCCAAGGTTTAACTGAGCTCTGTTCATCCCGAAAGCTCCGCAATCCCGAGTTAGCGCACTGAAATCACCTCCCGTTTACAGAACTCATCTGTGCCGCGCAAGGGGCGGCCGCACAGAGCGGCGCCAGGGGAGGCGGTCCCGGCCCCACCCCCGGGCGGGCGGTTACGGCCATCGCCGGGGGCGGCCCCGCAGCATGGCCGGGCTGATCGATTTCGGGGACGAGGAGGAGGTGAGGAGCTATCTGGAGAACTTGCACGTCGAGTACAGCTACCAGTGCTTCAAGGAGAAGGACCCCGAAGGTAAGCGGCTTTCCGGCGTCCCTCGTCCCAGTCCCCCGTCGCGGGCGCGGCTCTGACGGTGCTTTGCAGGCTGCCAGCGCCTGGCCGACTACCTGGACGCCGTCAAGAAGGACTTCGAGGCGGCCGCGCGGGTGCTGAGGGACAACTGCGAGGTGTACGGGCACAGCGAGAGCTGCTACAAGCTGGGGGCCTACCAGGCCATCGGCAAAGGTGCGTCCGGCGCTGCGTCGCGgccctttcctctttcccttttcccttttccccttttcctttatcccccttcccctgccccttccaacccccctCCCTGGGCTCCGTGCAGTCCCTGGGCTTTTTGATCCCAACACCCACACGTCCTGCCCCTCGTATTTTCCTAATAAAAGCAGGGAAGGATGGAAAACCTTAAGTTAAAGTCTTAAGTTCATCACCCAAGGAAAGAATTTCAGGTTAGCCACGTGTGCGATGTTTTATAAGTGTGTCTGCATAAGCAGCAAGTATGTATCTGCTGCTGAATGTTGCTGTGTGCCCTTTccttaaaatctgcatttcttccatttatttatattataatgTCTGCATAAACTAATTTGGTCACCAGGAAGCGGAGGAGGGCCTCCTAAGGTTAGCAGTGTGGCCTCTGAAGCCCTAAATTCTGATTGTAGTGCCTAAAGTGAGGGCTGCTGTCTTTCCCAGAGAGAGCAGTGTGGAGCAGAAAGCTCCCATCCATTTCAAGCTGTCCTTGCAGTAACCTTGGTTTCCTGGTGCACAGGTGGACTCGCTGCAGACTTGAAAGCTGCCTACAAGTCTTTCCTGAAGTCATGTGAGAAAGGTGGGAAGAAGTCAGTGAATGCCTGTCACAGCGTTGGGCTGCTGGCCCACGATGGGAGAGTCAATGGTAAACCTGACCCAGTTGTTGCTAGGGACTATTACACAAAAGCCTGCGATGGCAGCTTTGCTCCTAGCTGCTTCAACCTCAGTGTAATATACCTCCAAGGAGCAGCTGGGATCCCTAAGGACATGAACCGTGCTTTGAAGTACTCGCTGaagggctgtgagctgggtCACGTATGGGCTTGTGCCAATGCCAGTCGAATGTACAAACTGGGAGATGGTGTTGAGAAGAATGATGGCAAGGCAGAGGATTTGAAAAACAGGGCAAAACAGTtgcacaaagaacagaaagaggCCTTGAGTTCTTTAACATTTGGGGAGTAAAACTGCCTGTCACAGTTGAGACTGCAGCTTTAAGTGGCAGGTGAACTTGCATTTTGAATGTCATGAACATACAGTTTTCACTCAATAAGTATCTTGGAAGTATTTGTGTATGcaaatacatgtatatttttgtGGATGCAATAAACATGACCAACTCAGTGgctttctacatttttaaatacatacgTTCTTAAGTGTTTTATTTACATCCCATTCCAATGGAGGAGAAATTCTTCTGGCCTATTGGGAGTTTGTCCCCATGGTTTCAAGCATGGAAGGCTCTTTCCTGTCTGCTGCTTTGGTACTGAGGCTTGTTTTAGGACCAGTTCCAACACACTCAGGTCCACACACTCATTCCTAATTTTGCTGCCTTTGGATACAAAAGTACTGTCCTTGCACACCAACTCTGTTAGTTGTGAGATGTTCCTTCAGGCTGCCTGTTCATCCTAGACAGTGCCTGTTGCTGTCTCTGGTGATTATAGGTCTATGTGGATGTTTCTCTGTTAGTTTAGACCTAGAAGCATTTAAGTCATGTCCAGGCGATTCCAAGCCCAAAAAAGTAATGTGTCTGCATGAGATGCATGTCTGCATATAGAGACATATTCCCCTATAGatcttgcaaatgaaatggACTGGAGAGATGAGAAGCAGGAACAAAAGGAACTTAGTTTTGTTGGGCAGATGAACTGAAGGAGCAGAGTTTAAGAGAGAGGCTATAGTAG from Lagopus muta isolate bLagMut1 chromosome 5, bLagMut1 primary, whole genome shotgun sequence includes the following:
- the LOC125693040 gene encoding cytochrome c oxidase assembly factor 7A, with translation MAGLIDFGDEEEVRSYLENLHVEYSYQCFKEKDPEGCQRLADYLDAVKKDFEAAARVLRDNCEVYGHSESCYKLGAYQAIGKGGLAADLKAAYKSFLKSCEKGGKKSVNACHSVGLLAHDGRVNGKPDPVVARDYYTKACDGSFAPSCFNLSVIYLQGAAGIPKDMNRALKYSLKGCELGHVWACANASRMYKLGDGVEKNDGKAEDLKNRAKQLHKEQKEALSSLTFGE